A genomic stretch from Malus domestica chromosome 15, GDT2T_hap1 includes:
- the LOC103456195 gene encoding protein BUNDLE SHEATH DEFECTIVE 2, chloroplastic-like, with amino-acid sequence MAYALYLAPSSSLKITPEPGNHSATQKLVRMDKLLQISPAARFNQLKAKAEKSNESVKPNSMICPDCDANGAVLCSQCKGSGVNSVDLFGGRFKAGDSCWLCGGRKEMLCGNCNGAGFLGGFMSTSDSTAE; translated from the exons ATGGCTTATGCTTTGTACTTGGCACCTTCAAGTTCCTTGAAAATCACCCCAGAACCAG GCAACCATAGCGCTACTCAAAAGCTGGTTCGAATGGATAAGCTGCTGCAAATTTCTCCTGCCGCTAGATTTAACCAGCTCAAAGCTAAG GCTGAGAAAAGCAATGAAAGCGTAAAACCTAACAGCATGATTTGCCCTGATTGTGATGCAAATG GTGCAGTTCTGTGCTCACAGTGCAAAGGTAGTGGAGTGAACTCTGTTGATCTCTTCGGTGGACGGTTTAAAGCCGGTGACTCGTGCTGGCTCTGCGG TGGAAGAAAAGAGATGTTGTGCGGAAATTGCAACGGAGCTGGGTTTCTCGGAGGTTTCATGAGTACTTCCGATAGTACGGCCGAATGA
- the LOC103456196 gene encoding probable carboxylesterase 17 has product MSIVEEAPDFLQVFSDGSVKRFSPGVASASPESTDGFKSKDVIIDSSKPITGRIFLPSNPTSSKKLPVVVNFHGGGFCIGSTTWLGYHHFLGGLAVASQSIVVSVDYRLAPENRLPIAYEDCYYTFDWLSRQASSEPWLDKADLSRVFLTGDSAGGNITHNVAVKAICNRISCVKIRGLLLVHPYFGSEKRTEKEMAEEGAKDVASNDMFWRLSIPKGSNRDYFGCNFEKTELSATEWSDEFPAVVVYVAGLDFLKERGVMYAEFLQKKGVKEVKLVEAEKESHVFHVFDPVSVGAGLLQRNMGEFIRSY; this is encoded by the coding sequence ATGTCCATTGTTGAAGAAGCACCGGACTTTCTTCAAGTTTTTTCCGATGGATCTGTAAAACGCTTTTCACCCGGGGTGGCTTCTGCCTCACCAGAATCAACCGACGGATTCAAGTCCAAGGATGTGATTATTGACTCATCGAAACCCATTACGGGAAGGATTTTCCTTCCTAGTAATCCAACATCTTCGAAGAAGCTTCCGGTTGTGGTTAATTTTCACGGTGGTGGCTTCTGCATTGGCTCAACCACATGGCTTGGCTACCATCATTTCTTAGGAGGCTTAGCTGTTGCATCCCAATCCATTGTTGTTTCCGTTGACTATCGTTTAGCTCCAGAGAACCGGCTCCCCATAGCTTATGAAGACTGCTATTACACGTTCGATTGGCTTAGTCGCCAAGCAAGCTCTGAACCATGGCTGGACAAAGCTGATCTCTCTCGGGTTTTTCTCACCGGGGACAGCGCTGGAGGGAACATAACACACAACGTTGCTGTCAAAGCCATTTGCAATCGAATCAGTTGTGTCAAAATAAGGGGATTGTTGTTGGTACATCCTTATTTTGGGAGTGAAAAGAGAACCGAGAAAGAGATGGCTGAAGAGGGAGCAAAGGATGTGGCGAGCAATGACATGTTTTGGCGACTAAGCATACCTAAAGGCTCCAACCGAGACTATTTCGGATGTAACTTTGAAAAGACCGAACTGTCTGCAACCGAATGGAGCGATGAGTTCCCTGCTGTGGTTGTTTATGTGGCTGGCTTGGATTTTTTGAAAGAGAGAGGAGTGATGTATGCAGAGTTTCTGCAGAAAAAAGGAGTTAAAGAAGTGAAGCTGGTGGAGGCGGAGAAGGAGTCTCATGTGTTTCATGTCTTTGATCCCGTTTCAGTGGGGGCCGGTTTGCTTCAGAGAAATATGGGTGAATTCATCAGGAGCTATTAG